A stretch of Carnobacteriaceae bacterium zg-C25 DNA encodes these proteins:
- a CDS encoding transporter substrate-binding domain-containing protein: MKKFMTLCLVLLFGYVIFSLNSKPPENHLTKIKERGKLVVGTSPDFPPREFYIINDKGEKEIVGSDIALSKAIADKLGVKLEFVTTDFNGVIANLQTGTIDLGISGLSWTKARESVMDFSTGYAQETGDNGYQGLLVSKATADKFKTLDELKAANLTIGAQGGSIQYELALQITKPSSLKQYGTLDAAVLALNAGDIKAMVVSTTSAEPLIEAFDNLTILPRDVFDLDPENKYATNVIGVPKNYDNTELLAIINEIIETAIKDGTMEKWEAEAKELSTKALEE, from the coding sequence ATGAAAAAATTCATGACGTTATGTTTAGTATTGTTATTCGGTTATGTGATTTTCTCACTCAATTCAAAACCGCCAGAGAATCATTTAACGAAAATTAAAGAAAGAGGAAAATTGGTCGTAGGGACTTCGCCAGATTTTCCACCACGTGAATTTTATATCATTAATGACAAAGGTGAAAAAGAAATTGTTGGTAGTGATATTGCATTATCTAAAGCGATTGCTGATAAGCTTGGGGTAAAATTAGAATTTGTGACGACCGATTTTAATGGTGTAATTGCCAATCTACAAACAGGAACGATTGATTTAGGTATTTCAGGTTTGTCATGGACAAAAGCTAGAGAATCGGTTATGGATTTCTCGACTGGTTATGCGCAAGAAACAGGGGATAATGGGTATCAAGGGCTATTAGTGAGTAAAGCAACCGCTGATAAATTTAAAACATTAGACGAATTAAAAGCGGCTAATTTGACCATTGGCGCACAAGGCGGTTCGATTCAATATGAGTTAGCGTTACAAATCACAAAACCAAGTAGTTTGAAGCAATACGGAACATTAGATGCAGCCGTATTAGCGTTAAATGCTGGTGATATTAAAGCGATGGTTGTTTCAACGACTTCCGCAGAACCATTAATTGAAGCGTTTGATAATTTAACGATTTTACCACGTGATGTGTTTGACTTGGATCCTGAAAATAAATATGCAACGAATGTAATTGGCGTGCCGAAAAACTATGACAATACAGAGTTGTTAGCCATTATCAATGAAATTATTGAAACGGCGATTAAAGACGGCACCATGGAAAAATGGGAAGCAGAAGCCAAAGAATTATCAACTAAAGCGTTGGAAGAATAG
- a CDS encoding amino acid ABC transporter ATP-binding protein, with protein MIKVNHLKKSYGELNVLKGIDLQIEQGEVVALIGPSGSGKSTLIRCLNLMESPTSGEVLFKDVLLNDTKIGEDKVNQLRQSIGMVFQHFNLFPHLTVEENITLAPVKLNKLSKTQAKEKAANLLKKVGLLDKKDVYPAKLSGGQKQRVAIARALAMEPEVMLFDEPTSALDPEMVKEVLNVIQSLAQDGMTIVIVTHEMNFAKRVASRVVFLADGQIVEQGTAEQIFNAPQHNRTKQFLDQINY; from the coding sequence ATGATTAAAGTCAATCATTTAAAAAAATCTTATGGCGAGTTAAACGTCTTAAAAGGAATTGATTTACAAATTGAACAAGGCGAGGTTGTGGCTTTAATTGGCCCGTCCGGTTCTGGTAAATCAACGTTAATTCGTTGCTTAAATTTAATGGAATCGCCAACTAGTGGGGAAGTTTTGTTTAAGGATGTGTTATTGAACGATACGAAAATTGGTGAGGACAAAGTCAATCAATTGCGTCAGTCAATTGGTATGGTATTTCAGCATTTTAATTTGTTTCCGCATTTAACAGTGGAAGAAAACATTACTTTAGCGCCCGTAAAATTAAACAAACTATCAAAAACACAAGCCAAAGAAAAAGCGGCGAACTTATTAAAAAAAGTAGGCTTATTGGATAAAAAAGATGTTTATCCAGCCAAATTGTCCGGAGGACAAAAACAAAGGGTTGCCATTGCCAGAGCATTAGCAATGGAACCAGAAGTGATGTTGTTTGATGAACCAACATCGGCACTCGATCCGGAAATGGTCAAAGAGGTGCTAAATGTTATTCAATCACTGGCACAAGACGGCATGACAATTGTTATTGTGACACACGAGATGAACTTTGCTAAACGAGTCGCTTCACGCGTAGTGTTTTTAGCAGATGGCCAAATTGTTGAACAAGGAACGGCAGAACAAATTTTTAATGCACCACAACACAACAGAACAAAACAGTTTTTAGATCAAATCAATTATTAG
- a CDS encoding amino acid ABC transporter permease, protein MVNLMAIAVDFKKLGPWLPSFLEGTIVTITLSFLTVLLGTIIGLFATIMQQSEKKWIRMIANAYIQIIRGTPMLLQLFLWLYGLPLFGLTIPTIESFGSVYGSREFLTAVIALSVNSGAYICEIFRGGLEAIDKGQMEAGRALGLSRRETLFSIIIPQATRVVLPGLGNEFITMIKESSIVSTIGVFDVMYVQNIVKAATYSIFEPLVLIGVIYFVLTFALTKLMKYAEKRLSVYD, encoded by the coding sequence ATGGTAAATTTAATGGCTATAGCAGTGGACTTTAAAAAATTAGGTCCATGGTTGCCGTCGTTTTTAGAAGGAACAATTGTGACAATTACACTATCCTTTTTAACGGTATTATTAGGGACGATTATAGGACTTTTTGCAACAATTATGCAACAATCGGAAAAGAAATGGATTCGCATGATTGCCAATGCGTACATACAAATCATTCGTGGAACACCAATGTTATTACAACTATTTTTATGGTTGTATGGTTTGCCACTATTTGGGTTGACAATTCCAACTATTGAATCATTTGGTAGCGTCTACGGTTCAAGAGAATTTTTAACTGCCGTTATTGCGTTATCCGTCAATTCAGGTGCGTACATTTGTGAAATATTTAGGGGCGGATTGGAAGCCATTGATAAAGGACAAATGGAAGCCGGTCGTGCTTTAGGATTAAGCCGACGCGAAACGCTATTTTCCATTATCATTCCTCAAGCGACACGTGTTGTGTTGCCCGGTTTAGGAAATGAGTTCATTACGATGATTAAGGAATCGTCGATTGTTTCAACAATTGGTGTATTTGATGTGATGTATGTCCAAAATATTGTAAAAGCGGCGACATATTCTATTTTTGAACCGTTAGTATTGATTGGGGTCATTTATTTCGTGTTAACATTTGCCCTAACCAAATTAATGAAGTACGCAGAAAAGAGGTTAAGTGTTTATGATTAA
- a CDS encoding YSIRK-type signal peptide-containing protein (The YSIRK form of extended signal peptide directs nascent proteins to the cross-wall site, while signal peptides lacking YSIRK direct proteins instead to the cell pole. A large fraction of YSIRK proteins are surface proteins anchored by sortase-mediated processing of a C-terminal LPXTG motif.) encodes MKQFYRQVSRFSIRKLSVGVASVLLGMGFVAHTSPEMVHAEESTQSKITYRYVSEAELSEDEKALIVSALPSNQVSGDTTYYMVYRPNAVNTLPNTGEDFSALTAGVGVAFLVCALTFSRKKKTWIVTAFLVTSLGQSVLMPNVSAITNQLFANLTQQYTLTSGTVLPETVREIEGYHFVGYIIQKNDKVDHQVEEKATTAETKETDNTPEVPVLPATPNVDAPTKVVTPTKPDVPTKVMPEVTEKPVTDVITRPTQSEAPKVEKPIESDTTPKPSVPVEEKPEPPKVEAPAESEDKPKPDVPAEEKPETPKIDEKPTAPEPPKVETPAESEDKPKPDVPAEEKPETPKIDEKPTAPEAPKVEAPAESENKPKPDVPAEETPETPEPVTPEPEKKQDVLKGEVLTVTKPVAPLELMVAADKLEKALQKQVDTTQKTPASVATFENAKRNAQQILAQANAKIVDSTASPNAIEQAKRQVEEALRTLEAAEAALENVALTKPTLELQTLEKKEKDKAIRVSYRLTDPDDTFVSATVQIYEKDKLVKTVQLSKTDLAGVDISGLDYYVDYTLKTSFEYTTLSGNARESLPNDRPFVLERKQIELKNLRDLSLYTYRNGVKTKVIGLAEVGSVNDYFASFVSENGKEVQLPIKEIIPQDNGFKVVATHPELVQRNATDEYEADYVFTINRLAPAKNNVYTSFKDLITSMNANPSGMFTLGADLSAGEMETPTTSYVTVPFTGTLNGLHDGKNYTIYDLKAPLFETTATGAALTNLNLANVTIQSPKANVGALVNEATGTQIENVAIEGSITAPYNVAGLVYSAQANTSIRNVDLNMKLTTTATDTEMKSGGVVGRIGNSVMEKVHANVMIDTRVKAEQEFGGIVGVATNNVTVSDIYVEGSLDNKGGGRVGALSGNAGRGVFKRIVSALPVISGSSLNGSGDGINATEVYGVLGKATANVTSRKVSLISEADATEKVKAMGITATLADKETLVGQSSKKIDYRHLPHYDATREIAYYNTEKLLPFYNREYIVKQGNKIEASSKLFATKIVSIVPMKDNEVIANFYKNKGSINRLLLNYADGKVEYLNVIPGLTFADNTIQEYGITGTELLYTPEQFITSPAEVIATAIKRVAGLTYFSEDVWKVTQRHPERVADSLSFAPLEKYQTDVLEVLYLKDAFKKVSDRAQDIFEAALAQSVAADFTATPLKEQMKDYMKDNAVAILIGATYLNRLYNVQFDEMNVGELVTFYQNFFGTQVNSLEWLANLGRMGNNELDIKNNPATYAKWIAPLSGYANLRDYLSAYRTRFTQRSENDWFKSATKAYIVEVPSKELPNQTYLVYDQLNRIDHPRMILPLLNLTSEGIYIMSNMTTLSFGMYDRYMDMSLKETDPDKYASELKRVNALVDYFAQTQVDHFDFWYRMIRPEVKERLYNRRDMPIPSWDGYSIPRFAGKQAYWMESFGENASSRMTDFFAPIGKYYRPNGSGAYATGSLVHFVSDNMLSAYGQSVFTHEMTHNLDGTVYLGGYGRRENFGAEVYAQGLLQSTTSATNPIFAINNNVDFSIADGGKFVDNRVHNLSPERFQTPADLKEYLQGRMDVIYTLEALEGNALVKLSKADQALFYKKIERINDIGESRIRQMSAEELAPLTLESVHNLVENDILLGVHSLHNSREKISKNGYDIEHLFAANYSGLTNPNGSSDTLSIKRLSNELLAETGYDGFVAYVSNQYRAEARAAGEVFNDAYILKKITNHQFSDFHDFKKAMYKRRLDNVAQLKPITFTYNRNTYTVNEATLNQLINEAIQADLMALKANKATPNLLALKEAIFKAYLLDTNDFRTSIYQ; translated from the coding sequence ATGAAACAATTTTATAGGCAGGTCAGCCGTTTTTCTATACGAAAACTCTCGGTCGGTGTAGCTTCTGTTTTATTAGGAATGGGTTTTGTTGCGCATACATCACCTGAAATGGTACATGCGGAGGAATCCACACAGTCAAAAATTACGTATCGCTATGTCAGCGAGGCAGAATTGAGTGAAGACGAAAAAGCGTTGATTGTTAGCGCGTTACCGTCTAATCAAGTCTCTGGAGATACAACGTATTACATGGTGTATCGTCCAAATGCGGTGAACACTTTACCAAATACAGGGGAAGATTTTTCGGCGCTCACAGCAGGGGTGGGCGTAGCCTTTTTAGTGTGTGCACTCACTTTTTCAAGAAAGAAAAAAACATGGATTGTTACGGCATTTTTAGTGACTAGTTTAGGGCAAAGTGTTTTAATGCCAAACGTATCTGCAATAACTAATCAGTTATTTGCAAATCTTACGCAACAATACACTTTAACAAGTGGAACTGTTTTACCTGAAACCGTACGTGAAATTGAAGGGTATCATTTTGTCGGTTATATTATTCAAAAAAATGATAAAGTAGATCATCAAGTAGAAGAAAAAGCGACTACTGCTGAAACTAAAGAAACAGATAATACACCTGAAGTTCCAGTATTGCCTGCAACACCTAATGTAGACGCACCAACTAAAGTTGTTACACCAACGAAACCAGATGTACCAACTAAAGTTATGCCGGAAGTAACTGAAAAGCCAGTAACTGATGTGATTACCAGACCAACACAAAGCGAAGCACCAAAGGTAGAAAAACCAATTGAATCGGACACAACTCCAAAACCGAGCGTGCCAGTTGAAGAAAAGCCGGAACCACCAAAAGTAGAAGCGCCAGCGGAATCAGAAGACAAACCAAAACCAGACGTGCCGGCTGAAGAAAAGCCAGAAACGCCAAAAATTGATGAAAAGCCAACGGCGCCAGAACCACCAAAGGTAGAAACGCCAGCGGAATCAGAAGACAAACCAAAACCAGACGTGCCGGCTGAAGAAAAGCCGGAAACGCCAAAAATTGATGAAAAGCCAACGGCACCGGAAGCACCAAAGGTAGAAGCGCCAGCGGAATCGGAAAATAAACCGAAACCAGACGTGCCGGCTGAAGAAACACCAGAAACGCCAGAACCTGTAACGCCAGAACCAGAGAAAAAACAGGATGTTTTAAAAGGAGAGGTATTAACGGTTACGAAGCCTGTTGCGCCACTCGAGTTAATGGTTGCAGCAGATAAATTAGAAAAAGCTTTACAAAAACAAGTTGATACTACGCAAAAAACACCAGCAAGTGTTGCGACGTTTGAAAATGCTAAACGAAATGCACAACAAATTTTAGCTCAAGCAAATGCTAAAATTGTAGATTCAACAGCAAGTCCCAACGCTATTGAACAAGCTAAACGTCAAGTAGAAGAAGCACTTAGAACGCTTGAAGCAGCCGAAGCGGCTTTAGAAAATGTGGCGCTGACAAAACCAACTTTAGAATTGCAAACATTAGAGAAAAAAGAAAAAGATAAAGCGATTCGAGTGTCGTATCGATTAACTGATCCTGATGATACATTTGTCTCTGCTACGGTTCAAATTTATGAAAAAGACAAGTTGGTTAAAACGGTACAACTTTCTAAAACGGATTTAGCGGGAGTTGACATTTCGGGATTAGACTACTACGTTGATTACACATTAAAAACAAGTTTTGAGTATACGACATTATCTGGAAATGCACGTGAATCGTTGCCGAATGATCGACCTTTTGTTTTAGAACGTAAACAAATCGAATTGAAAAATTTACGTGATTTGTCGTTGTATACGTATCGAAATGGTGTGAAAACAAAAGTTATTGGTTTAGCAGAAGTGGGCTCGGTTAATGACTACTTTGCTAGCTTTGTATCAGAAAACGGTAAGGAAGTTCAATTGCCAATTAAAGAAATTATCCCGCAAGACAATGGTTTTAAAGTCGTAGCCACTCACCCAGAACTTGTTCAACGCAATGCAACAGACGAGTATGAAGCGGATTACGTCTTTACCATTAATCGATTAGCACCAGCAAAAAATAATGTCTACACATCTTTTAAAGATTTAATTACATCAATGAATGCAAATCCAAGTGGTATGTTTACGTTAGGTGCTGACTTGAGTGCGGGAGAGATGGAAACGCCGACAACAAGTTATGTTACTGTACCATTTACGGGAACTTTAAACGGATTGCATGATGGTAAAAATTATACGATTTATGATTTGAAGGCACCGCTATTTGAAACAACCGCCACTGGTGCAGCATTAACAAACTTGAATTTAGCCAACGTGACGATTCAATCGCCTAAAGCAAATGTTGGAGCGCTTGTCAATGAAGCCACTGGAACACAAATTGAAAATGTAGCGATTGAAGGTAGTATTACGGCGCCTTACAATGTGGCAGGTTTAGTGTATTCTGCACAAGCGAATACAAGTATCCGTAATGTTGACCTTAACATGAAATTGACGACTACTGCTACCGATACAGAAATGAAATCGGGTGGTGTTGTAGGACGAATTGGCAATAGTGTAATGGAAAAAGTTCATGCCAATGTCATGATTGATACGAGAGTGAAAGCTGAACAAGAGTTTGGTGGTATTGTAGGTGTTGCTACCAATAATGTGACGGTATCCGATATTTATGTAGAAGGATCGTTAGACAATAAAGGCGGTGGTCGTGTTGGAGCACTTAGTGGAAATGCCGGGCGTGGCGTCTTTAAACGCATTGTATCCGCCCTTCCTGTAATTAGTGGTTCGTCGTTAAACGGTTCGGGGGATGGCATTAATGCCACAGAAGTTTATGGCGTTTTAGGAAAAGCAACGGCTAATGTGACGTCTAGAAAAGTCAGCCTTATTTCTGAAGCAGATGCCACTGAAAAAGTGAAAGCAATGGGCATTACTGCGACTTTAGCGGATAAAGAAACGCTCGTTGGACAAAGTTCTAAAAAGATAGATTATCGTCATTTACCGCATTATGATGCAACGCGTGAAATTGCTTATTATAACACTGAAAAACTATTACCGTTTTATAATCGTGAATACATTGTAAAACAAGGGAATAAGATTGAGGCATCAAGCAAATTGTTTGCGACGAAAATTGTTTCAATTGTACCAATGAAAGATAATGAAGTGATTGCCAACTTTTATAAAAATAAAGGTAGTATCAATCGTCTTTTATTAAACTATGCAGATGGCAAGGTAGAGTATTTAAATGTGATTCCAGGATTAACATTTGCAGATAATACCATTCAAGAATATGGAATCACTGGAACAGAACTACTGTATACGCCAGAGCAATTTATCACAAGCCCAGCAGAAGTTATCGCAACGGCGATCAAACGCGTTGCAGGATTAACGTACTTCTCAGAAGATGTTTGGAAAGTTACGCAACGTCATCCAGAAAGAGTAGCGGATAGTCTAAGTTTTGCACCACTTGAAAAATATCAAACGGATGTTTTAGAAGTGCTTTATCTGAAAGATGCCTTTAAAAAAGTGAGTGACCGTGCTCAAGATATTTTTGAAGCAGCACTTGCTCAAAGTGTGGCAGCAGATTTTACGGCAACACCGTTAAAAGAACAAATGAAAGATTATATGAAAGATAATGCAGTTGCCATTTTAATAGGGGCTACTTATCTAAATCGTTTATATAATGTTCAATTTGATGAGATGAATGTTGGAGAGCTAGTAACGTTCTATCAAAACTTCTTTGGTACACAAGTGAACAGTCTTGAATGGCTAGCTAATCTTGGTCGAATGGGCAATAATGAATTGGATATAAAAAACAACCCAGCAACGTATGCAAAATGGATTGCGCCATTATCTGGGTATGCCAATCTTCGTGATTATTTAAGTGCTTATCGTACACGTTTTACACAACGTAGTGAAAATGATTGGTTTAAATCCGCGACAAAAGCGTACATTGTAGAAGTGCCATCGAAAGAGTTACCAAATCAGACGTATTTAGTATATGATCAACTCAATCGAATCGATCATCCACGTATGATTTTACCACTCTTGAACTTGACGTCAGAAGGTATTTACATCATGAGTAATATGACGACGTTATCGTTTGGTATGTATGATCGTTATATGGATATGTCGCTTAAAGAAACCGACCCTGATAAATATGCAAGTGAATTAAAACGTGTCAATGCGTTGGTAGATTACTTTGCGCAAACGCAAGTCGATCACTTTGATTTCTGGTATCGAATGATTAGACCAGAAGTAAAAGAGCGTCTATACAATCGACGTGATATGCCAATTCCGTCATGGGATGGGTATTCAATTCCGCGATTTGCTGGAAAACAAGCGTACTGGATGGAAAGCTTTGGAGAAAACGCATCAAGTCGTATGACTGATTTCTTTGCACCAATTGGAAAATATTATCGTCCAAATGGTTCTGGAGCGTATGCAACAGGTAGTTTAGTTCACTTTGTAAGTGATAATATGTTGAGTGCTTATGGTCAATCCGTATTTACGCATGAAATGACGCATAACTTGGACGGTACGGTATATTTAGGTGGTTATGGACGTAGAGAAAACTTTGGTGCAGAAGTGTATGCGCAAGGTTTGTTACAATCCACAACATCTGCCACAAATCCAATTTTTGCAATCAATAATAATGTAGACTTTTCAATCGCTGACGGTGGAAAATTTGTAGACAATCGAGTGCATAACTTATCGCCTGAACGCTTCCAAACACCAGCTGATTTAAAAGAGTATCTTCAAGGTCGTATGGACGTCATTTATACACTTGAAGCTTTGGAAGGGAACGCTTTAGTCAAACTATCTAAAGCAGATCAAGCGTTGTTCTACAAGAAAATTGAACGCATTAATGACATTGGTGAATCCAGAATTCGTCAAATGAGTGCAGAAGAGTTAGCACCGCTAACTTTAGAAAGTGTTCATAACTTGGTGGAAAACGATATTCTGCTTGGTGTGCATTCACTTCATAACAGTCGAGAAAAAATTAGTAAAAATGGTTATGATATCGAGCATTTATTCGCTGCAAACTATAGTGGTTTAACGAATCCGAATGGGTCTTCCGATACATTAAGTATTAAGCGTTTAAGTAATGAATTACTAGCTGAAACAGGCTATGATGGTTTTGTTGCGTATGTTTCAAATCAATATCGTGCTGAAGCAAGAGCAGCCGGAGAGGTATTTAATGATGCATACATTCTCAAGAAAATTACAAATCATCAATTTTCAGACTTCCACGACTTTAAAAAGGCGATGTATAAACGTCGTTTAGATAATGTTGCGCAGTTGAAACCAATTACATTTACTTACAACCGAAACACTTATACCGTAAATGAAGCGACTTTAAATCAATTGATTAATGAAGCGATTCAAGCAGATTTAATGGCGTTAAAAGCCAATAAAGCAACACCAAATCTTCTTGCGCTTAAAGAAGCCATTTTCAAAGCGTATCTATTAGATACAAACGACTTTAGAACGTCGATTTATCAATAA